DNA from Paraburkholderia sp. ZP32-5:
ACGGCACGCTGATCGAGCCTCAGCGGTCGATCCCCGACTCGCTGGTGGTCACCGGCGAGGACGGCAAGCCGCTCAAGCTCGCATCGCTACGTGGCCGCTGGCTGATGATCTCGGTCGACAGCAGCGCATGCGACAAGGCCTGCGCGACGAAGCTCTACTTCATGCGACAAATCCGCGCAACCCAAGGGCCGGAACGCGAGCGCGTCGTCGAAGTGTGGCTTCGCACCGACGCAGGTCAAGTCGCGGACGTGATACAACACGCGTACCCCGACACCGACATGCTGATCGCCGACCCGGCGCAGGTGGCCGCATGGCTTCCCGCCGATACCGGGACCCGGATCACCGACCACATTTTCCTCGTCGATCCGAACGGCAATCTGATGATGCGTTTTCCCAAAGATGCGAACCCGAGCAAGATCAAGAGTGATCTGACCAAATTGCTCAAGTGGTCGAGTATCGGCTGATGCCCGCAAACAGGTAAGAAAAGATGTTCGTACTGGAACTGGCCCTGATCGGCTTGTGTATCGCGTTGCTGCCGCTGTCCTACGTATGGGTCAAGGCCGACGACAACAAATTCCGCAAGCTGGTCTGGCTCACCACCTTCCTCACGCTCGACCTCGTGATGTTCGGCGGCTTCACGCGCCTCACCGATTCCGGCCTTGGCTGTCCGGACTGGCCGGGCTGCTATGGCACGTCGTCGCCGTTCATCGCGCACGCGGCGATTTCCGCGGCCTACCAGGCGATGCCGAGCGGCCCGGTCAGCATGACGAAGGCCTGGATCGAAATGATCCACCGCTATTTCGCGATGGCGATCGGCGTGCTGATCATCGCTCAGACGGCGATCGCGTGGACCGCGCGCATCAAGCGCCGGCCTCTGCATGTGTCGCCGTGGTGGCCGACCTC
Protein-coding regions in this window:
- a CDS encoding SCO family protein codes for the protein MSTQTPRPPQAGKPAAAKAIPGQPNGAGSWRRGRWMLLLVALIGAAPIAISYFMYYVIKPTGGSTNYGTLIEPQRSIPDSLVVTGEDGKPLKLASLRGRWLMISVDSSACDKACATKLYFMRQIRATQGPERERVVEVWLRTDAGQVADVIQHAYPDTDMLIADPAQVAAWLPADTGTRITDHIFLVDPNGNLMMRFPKDANPSKIKSDLTKLLKWSSIG